From the genome of Solidesulfovibrio carbinolicus, one region includes:
- a CDS encoding NifB/NifX family molybdenum-iron cluster-binding protein yields METIRLAIPSAAPGGLDCELGAHFGHCDCYTVVDVADGRVAAVNTLPNVPHVHGGCMAPVEHLAGHGVGALVAGGMGLRPLMGFAQVGITVYHGGTAASVGQAVEAFLAGSLTPFSRNQTCGGGCEN; encoded by the coding sequence ATGGAAACCATCCGCCTCGCCATCCCCTCCGCCGCCCCCGGCGGCCTCGACTGCGAACTCGGCGCGCATTTCGGCCACTGCGACTGCTACACCGTGGTGGACGTGGCCGACGGCCGCGTGGCCGCCGTCAATACCCTGCCCAATGTCCCCCACGTCCACGGCGGCTGCATGGCCCCGGTGGAGCATCTGGCCGGCCATGGCGTGGGCGCCCTGGTCGCTGGCGGCATGGGGCTGCGGCCGCTCATGGGCTTTGCCCAGGTCGGCATCACCGTCTACCACGGGGGCACGGCCGCCTCGGTGGGCCAGGCCGTGGAAGCCTTCCTGGCCGGCTCGCTCACCCCCTTTAGCCGCAACCAAACCTGCGGCGGCGGTTGCGAGAATTAG
- a CDS encoding FmdB family zinc ribbon protein — MPIYEIVCDACSYAGETIAPGATDTPTCPVCGAPARKLMAATSSLTGKAGPSLPGPSDHGCCGSRPGQASGCAGPGSCCGKAGA; from the coding sequence ATGCCGATTTATGAGATTGTTTGCGACGCTTGTTCCTATGCCGGCGAAACCATCGCGCCGGGGGCCACCGATACGCCGACCTGCCCCGTCTGCGGCGCGCCGGCCCGAAAGCTCATGGCGGCCACCAGCAGCCTGACCGGCAAGGCCGGTCCGTCCCTGCCCGGTCCTTCGGATCACGGCTGCTGCGGCTCACGGCCCGGCCAGGCCAGCGGTTGCGCCGGTCCCGGCTCCTGCTGCGGCAAGGCGGGAGCATGA
- a CDS encoding MBL fold metallo-hydrolase, whose amino-acid sequence MAVLRILVDNQSARADMPFEHGWSVWVELGRQQAWLWDAGQTELFAQNAGVLGIDPTRAIGVALSHGHHDHAGGLPTLLSLGYAGPVVGHPGILTRRYSRRGGTTFRSVGMGDGRLPDPLPGFVPETGVRVLAPGLTFVAGIPRRPGNYQATEHLFRDTAGQQPDAVPDDACLVIEGKKGPAVLLGCCHAGLANTLAHVRQVLELDTIATVIGGLHLAGAPQEAVAETAAALATAGVSAVHPGHCTGQDALKALADRFPGRLAPTGCGQSLTV is encoded by the coding sequence ATGGCCGTGTTGCGCATCCTCGTGGACAATCAAAGCGCCCGGGCCGACATGCCTTTCGAGCACGGCTGGTCGGTCTGGGTGGAGCTTGGCCGCCAACAGGCTTGGTTATGGGACGCCGGCCAAACCGAATTGTTCGCCCAAAACGCCGGGGTTCTGGGCATCGACCCGACCCGGGCCATCGGCGTGGCCCTGAGCCACGGCCATCATGACCATGCCGGCGGACTGCCGACGCTGCTGTCCCTGGGCTACGCCGGCCCGGTTGTCGGCCATCCGGGCATATTGACCCGACGCTACAGCCGGCGCGGCGGCACGACCTTCCGCTCCGTGGGCATGGGCGACGGCCGGCTGCCCGACCCCCTGCCCGGCTTCGTCCCGGAAACCGGCGTCCGCGTCCTGGCCCCGGGCCTGACCTTCGTCGCCGGCATCCCGCGCCGGCCCGGCAATTACCAGGCCACGGAGCACCTGTTTCGCGACACGGCCGGCCAGCAGCCCGACGCCGTGCCCGACGACGCCTGCCTGGTCATCGAGGGTAAAAAAGGGCCGGCGGTGCTGCTGGGCTGCTGCCATGCCGGCCTGGCCAACACCCTGGCCCATGTGCGCCAGGTCCTTGAACTCGACACCATTGCGACCGTGATTGGCGGCCTGCATTTGGCCGGAGCGCCGCAAGAGGCCGTGGCCGAAACGGCCGCCGCCCTGGCGACGGCCGGCGTCAGCGCCGTCCACCCCGGCCACTGCACCGGGCAGGACGCCCTCAAGGCCCTGGCCGACCGGTTTCCCGGCAGGCTCGCCCCCACGGGCTGCGGTCAAAGCCTGACCGTCTAG
- a CDS encoding zinc-ribbon domain-containing protein — protein MAGFMMLVKLLTGAAAGGAGMGSGLGRMAGQGLAKGLMGSAARGLAGGKGGMGGGKGRGQSGGQGGGQGRCGCGQGGGQGETSEQLVKIVELVAKRLAERNAGQSAPALAAEEQPALETSPPTTLSLQAAQPENVVETIEVRAVAMAAYACRMCGRRISVAADDPIADPRCPQCGGPMDAAPEA, from the coding sequence ATGGCCGGTTTCATGATGCTTGTTAAACTGCTGACCGGCGCGGCCGCCGGGGGCGCCGGCATGGGCTCGGGTCTGGGACGCATGGCCGGGCAGGGCCTGGCCAAGGGACTTATGGGTTCGGCCGCCCGAGGGCTTGCCGGCGGCAAAGGCGGCATGGGCGGCGGCAAAGGACGCGGCCAGAGCGGCGGACAAGGCGGCGGACAGGGCCGTTGCGGTTGCGGCCAGGGCGGCGGACAAGGGGAGACCAGCGAACAGCTGGTGAAGATTGTGGAGCTGGTGGCCAAACGCCTGGCCGAACGCAACGCCGGCCAAAGCGCGCCGGCCCTGGCGGCCGAGGAACAACCCGCCCTGGAAACGTCCCCACCCACGACCTTGAGCCTGCAGGCCGCCCAGCCCGAGAACGTCGTCGAGACCATCGAAGTGCGGGCCGTGGCCATGGCCGCCTATGCCTGCCGGATGTGCGGCCGACGCATTTCCGTGGCCGCCGACGATCCCATTGCCGATCCCCGTTGCCCCCAGTGCGGCGGCCCCATGGACGCGGCCCCCGAGGCGTAA
- a CDS encoding ANTAR domain-containing protein, whose translation MMRHICVASADPETLAPFIAALAQAGCAVDCLPTAAATASAVREKAPDLCVVDSDLPDSDAFALVAALLEIDARVTSAVISSLSDEAFHDIGEGLGILLRLPPAPGPAEAARLLAALDAIG comes from the coding sequence ATGATGCGCCATATCTGCGTGGCTTCCGCCGATCCCGAGACCCTGGCCCCGTTCATCGCCGCCCTTGCCCAGGCCGGCTGCGCCGTGGACTGCCTGCCCACGGCCGCCGCCACTGCCTCGGCCGTGCGGGAGAAAGCCCCGGACCTGTGCGTGGTCGACAGCGACCTGCCCGACAGCGACGCCTTTGCCCTGGTGGCCGCACTGCTGGAGATCGACGCCCGGGTCACCTCGGCCGTGATCTCGTCCCTGTCCGACGAAGCCTTTCACGACATCGGCGAGGGCCTGGGCATCCTCCTGCGCCTGCCCCCGGCCCCGGGACCGGCCGAAGCCGCCCGACTGCTGGCGGCCCTGGACGCCATCGGCTAG
- a CDS encoding ATP-binding protein, with product MPEIVVLSGKGGAGKTSVTAAFAAMSRNAVLCDLDVDAPDLHILLAPRNSRREPFVAGHLAAIDPARCDGCGECAARCRYGAVSAADRDRFVINPAHCEGCKVCVVLCPRQAILFTPRTCGVSAVSDTRFGPFVHARLDPGAENSGRLVALLRQKAKALAKEQGRDLILADGAPGIACPVVSSITGASLAVLVTEPTPSGSHDLGRVATLCDHFKLPTAVLLNKADLNADEAARIEDACRDAGRPIVGRLPYSPDVTAAMAARQTLPEYGGPLAEALAEAWANVLNLAAAPKPQRNPF from the coding sequence ATGCCTGAGATCGTGGTCTTAAGCGGCAAGGGAGGGGCCGGCAAAACGTCCGTGACGGCCGCCTTTGCCGCCATGAGCCGCAATGCCGTCCTGTGCGACCTCGACGTGGACGCCCCGGACCTGCACATCCTGCTGGCCCCGCGTAATTCCCGGCGCGAACCCTTCGTGGCCGGCCATCTGGCCGCCATCGACCCGGCGCGCTGCGACGGCTGCGGCGAATGCGCCGCCCGCTGCCGCTACGGGGCCGTGTCCGCCGCCGATCGGGACCGGTTCGTCATAAACCCGGCCCACTGCGAAGGCTGCAAGGTCTGCGTCGTTCTGTGCCCACGCCAGGCCATCCTGTTCACCCCCCGCACCTGCGGCGTCTCGGCCGTGTCCGACACCCGCTTTGGCCCCTTTGTCCACGCCAGGCTCGATCCCGGCGCGGAGAATTCCGGCCGCCTGGTCGCCCTGCTGCGCCAAAAGGCCAAGGCCCTGGCCAAGGAGCAAGGCCGCGACCTCATCCTGGCCGACGGCGCGCCGGGCATTGCCTGCCCCGTAGTCAGTTCCATCACCGGCGCGAGCCTGGCCGTGCTGGTCACCGAGCCCACGCCCTCGGGCAGCCACGACCTCGGCCGGGTGGCCACGCTTTGCGACCACTTCAAGCTGCCAACGGCCGTGCTCCTCAACAAGGCCGACCTCAACGCCGACGAGGCCGCCCGCATCGAGGACGCCTGCCGCGACGCCGGCCGGCCCATCGTCGGCCGGCTGCCCTACAGCCCGGACGTGACCGCCGCCATGGCCGCCCGGCAAACGCTCCCGGAATACGGCGGCCCCTTGGCCGAAGCCCTGGCCGAAGCCTGGGCCAATGTCCTTAATCTGGCCGCCGCCCCCAAACCCCAACGAAACCCCTTCTAA